The genomic segment CATGGCCTGCCAGAGGTAGTAGTTCGTGCTCAAAAACAGAATCCCGATCATGGTTGCCTGAATGATAAAGAGCCAGGCAAGCAATCCACCCATGAGCGTAATACCCATCTGCTGCCGATAGGCATACACTTCGCGCATGAGCCAGTAGCCAGCGAATGGCAACGGGATCAAGAACGCGACACCGAGCGCCATCGCGATATAGCCCATCCAGTCGTAATGGGCGCGGTCTTCGTCGGTCTTCGACGCAAGGAACTTGTATGCCGCATAGGCCGCGACGACACCGCCACCGAACGCCATATTTCCGAGAATGCGGTGGAGATTGAGCGGATTCCACAATGCGGTGTGCAGCACGTGCCAGATATTCCCCAGATACCGTCCCTGCTCGTCAACACCGGCCGGCGACATCATGAAACCGATCCACGAATTCGCCAAGAACATGAGCAAGGTGCCGATGATGTTCAGAATGACCGACATGCTCAAGTGGATCCACTTGAGGAACCCTTCCTTCATCTTGTCCCAGCCATAATAATAGATGTAGAGGGTCCCGCTCTCAGCCACGAACATCAATGCATAGATGTGCATAACCGGACGGAAGATGCTGGACAGATACCCGAAGAAGGCAGGATAGAGAGTCAAGAACGTAAAGATAAGAATACCGCCGAGCACAGCGGTCAGCGAGTAGGCCGTCAGACTGATCTTAATAAAGTCGTAGGCGAGCTGATCGTACCGCTTCGCAAGAGCCTTATCCTTCGTCACCACCCCCATAAATTCGACGACCATACAGAAGATCGGCACGGCCAGCACGAAGCTGCCGTAATAGAGGTGCTGCTGATTCGCAAACCACAGCAGGACGCGGCTCTCAAAGTTATACCGCGGATAATCCTTCGGGCCATCCGTCGTCACCGGAGCAGGGGCGCCAACAACGATACCCTCCGTCTTGTAATAGACGTCACGCCCCTTCTCAACCTTCGCCTCTTCCTTCTTCCCCTCTTCCGCAAACGCCACCCCACCGGAAGTCAGTGAGGGCAACGATACGGCGATCGGAAGCAGGAGGAGGCCGACCATCGCGCCCAGCGCCATGATCGACATCATCTTCTTACGGGTTAAAAAACCCATGGCAAACCTCCTTGATGCACTCCAAAATATGATGAACCAATCTTCAAACAACCCTGCCAGGCCAGACTACTTCCTGAACATGTACCAGAAATCCAACCCCTGCGCGTCCATCAGGAAATGGTCAACCGCCAAAAAGTACGCCACACAAATCGCCACTGAAACTATCGCGTAGAAAATTGTCTGCCCCATCTCGCTGCCTCCCTCAAAATGAGTGCTACACCGTTACCATCATCGCGCTGAATACCGTATTAGCAAGGGCACTGAATGCCGGCGAACCAATAAAAGAACCACATGCCCACGGCGCACGTGATGTAGAAAATCATCTTCCCGACCTTAACCATCAAATCGCTGTCAGCTGGTGCTGTCGCCATCGTATTCCCCCTCCCTAAAATCGAATGAGTTGATCGAAATCGGCGAAATCCTTGACACTCAAAAATCTGTGTGCTATTCAAAATTCATCGCAAGTCACTTAAAAACAAAGGGAAAATCATGACCAAAAACTCAAAATTGTTCGACATTATAGTTTTGGCTGGAATGGTTGTCAACATCATTTTGGCCGTGTTTCTGATTCTCTACTACTTTGACTTTCTGTAATTTTCTCCAGGCCAGATGCCCCTGAACCATCCCCCCTGTCAGCGGATTTAGCGCATCGAAACCCGATCGTTTCATCGCGAAAATCAGGCACCATTTTACTGCGGCTGGTGATTCTGACATCGGCCCCGGCTGTGGTATAGCCCCCGCCACGGAGCACTCGATAGACGCCATGCTCCGGGCTGGGGGGATTCCGGTCTGGCGACTCCTTGAAATAGTTCTCTGCGTACCAATCCTCGACCCACTCCATGACGTTCCCGGCTCCATCCGCCACTCCGAACGGACTCACATCGGACTGAAAGGCCCCCACCGATGCCGCAACCTCATAGCCGTCATTGACACGTGCCCAATTCGCCCCGTTGGGCCGATCGGCATTGCCCCACGGCCACAGACGCCCATCGACACCGCGCATGGCTTTTTCCCATTCCGCCTCGGTCGGCAACCGCTTCCCTTTCCACTGACAATAGGCCTGCGCATCGTCCCAGGATACATAGACCGCCGGCTGATTCGGCCCGCGCATTTTGCCCACATTCTTCGCGTATCGCGCCGGAGGACCCGCCTTGCGATGGCCCGTTGCAGCCGCAAATTGTCCGTAGTGATAGTTCGTCACTTCATACCGGTCGATCTGAAACGGATCGAGGAGAATTTCTCTGGCCGGCTGCTCATCAAATCCTCCCACATTGGTCCCACGCACGAACGGGCCACCAGGAATGAGCACCATCTCGTCCTTGAGCGGCTCCTCAGCGGCCTCTCCTGGGCCTTCGCCCGTCTTCACCGGCTCCAGCAGCTCTTCAGGCGAGTCCTCCAATGGGGTACTGGTCGTCCCTCGCAGGATCGCAATAATGGGCATGGAGGCAAACAGCAGCACGGTAATTCCAAAGACAACCTTGAATCGAGTCTCCAGCATGGCGGTTACTGCCCGGCCGCTTCCACTCCGGAGTCCAGATCGCTCGCGCACCGGATTCCGATCGTGATGTCATTCCGCCAATACTTGGCGGCAAACCGCTTGGACAGCCTTGCGTTCTGCTCCGTTTCTCTCCAGGAGCCGCCACGCACCACCTTAAGCTGGCTATCGTCGATGACTTTCGGGTCTCGATACACCCCTTTTTTATAGAAATGTTCGTCGTAGGAATCGGCGACCCACTCCGCGACGTTTCCGGTCATGTCATGCAACCCGTAGGGACTGCGGCCCGCCTCGAAGGAGCCGGGAGGCGCAAGATACTTATAGCCATCCTCAGGCCCATCCACATTGGCAACA from the Nitrospira sp. genome contains:
- a CDS encoding cytochrome ubiquinol oxidase subunit I gives rise to the protein MGFLTRKKMMSIMALGAMVGLLLLPIAVSLPSLTSGGVAFAEEGKKEEAKVEKGRDVYYKTEGIVVGAPAPVTTDGPKDYPRYNFESRVLLWFANQQHLYYGSFVLAVPIFCMVVEFMGVVTKDKALAKRYDQLAYDFIKISLTAYSLTAVLGGILIFTFLTLYPAFFGYLSSIFRPVMHIYALMFVAESGTLYIYYYGWDKMKEGFLKWIHLSMSVILNIIGTLLMFLANSWIGFMMSPAGVDEQGRYLGNIWHVLHTALWNPLNLHRILGNMAFGGGVVAAYAAYKFLASKTDEDRAHYDWMGYIAMALGVAFLIPLPFAGYWLMREVYAYRQQMGITLMGGLLAWLFIIQATMIGILFLSTNYYLWQAMGRMRGAEKYQRYIKYLVFILACGYLVFITPHTMVMTPAELKAMGGQQHPVLGNYGVMSAKNGGINVIITTTVLSFVWYMRGNKVSTVSWAKFGNIFMGCFFFFAYINIVGLAIYGYYIPANVRVGLSVPQVATTLSCLFFMFALNSVMMKGAKQTGAIEWGKISARSQYALIMLATAFTWMMGLMGYIRSSVRLFWHVNEIMRDNSPWAYTHTVGFAANMISFNVLFFWISILFVFWLGSLAAKKAPVEAKAAVPGSAPQPAGSH
- a CDS encoding SUMF1/EgtB/PvdO family nonheme iron enzyme; its protein translation is MLETRFKVVFGITVLLFASMPIIAILRGTTSTPLEDSPEELLEPVKTGEGPGEAAEEPLKDEMVLIPGGPFVRGTNVGGFDEQPAREILLDPFQIDRYEVTNYHYGQFAAATGHRKAGPPARYAKNVGKMRGPNQPAVYVSWDDAQAYCQWKGKRLPTEAEWEKAMRGVDGRLWPWGNADRPNGANWARVNDGYEVAASVGAFQSDVSPFGVADGAGNVMEWVEDWYAENYFKESPDRNPPSPEHGVYRVLRGGGYTTAGADVRITSRSKMVPDFRDETIGFRCAKSADRGDGSGASGLEKITESQSSRESETRPK